The Staphylococcus haemolyticus region TTTGTAATATTAATTTTTATTTTATCATGATTAGGCTGATTAATTGATTGTTACGCCTTTTGCACTATAAAAAAGGTACGAAACAATATTCATTACGAATTTCTTGTTCCGCACCCTAATTTACTATATGATTAATGCTTATCTTTCACATGCCCATCCATCTTTATCACGGTCTAACTTAGATTGATAAGCAGGATGTCCTTTTTTAACTCCATTGGGATATTTCTTTCTCATCAAAGTACAATTTTTATAATATTCTTTAGATTGCTTTTTTGTTGTTTTTGAAGGTGAGGTCTTTGGTATTGTTGGCTTCACAGTAGACTTGGCAGTTGATGTCTGACCCGTCTTGGTTTTAGAGTTCGATGTTGTCGTACTCCAAATATTTAACTTTTCAGCTTGAGCTTTCGATTGACTCACCTTCAACATCTGTTCGAACGTATTATTAGGTGGATAAATGTATGTTACTCGTGCTAATCCTTGTCTTACAACGGCTTCGTTAACCATTCTACCATCAGCATAAACATACGCTAAATAACGACCATATTTATCTGTGCGTTGCCCCCTATCAAACTGCACTTGAATAGTACGAGCATTCGCTAACATATTTGTCGTGAAACGACTAGCTTCTGGACCATATTTTTGAACAGGTTTACGTGGATCTTTAGTTTCAGGTGTATCGATAAGCAACAATCTAAAAGTTAATTTCTTTCCTTTGTAAAGAAGTTGAACAGTATCTCCGTCGATACCCTTTACAAATTTAACTTTCTCTTTTGTTAATACATTACTTTGCGCATTAACTATGTGCTGTGGCATTACTACTAGTATTGAGGTAAATGCTATTAAAATCGACAAACTTGCAATGGCAACCTTCTTTTTAAAAAGAAATAACATAAGACTTATAGTAATAAGACAAATAAATACTAAATAAATGTTCCCCATAAGTATTCTCCTAATAATTAATATACATATATTTTATACTAAATATCATAAAAAATACTATTAAAATTTTTAATATTTTTATCTTTTAAATCATCTATAAGAAAATGAAAGTTTAGCTCCATATGAAAAATAGCTATGAAGCATTCTATAGTCATAGATTACTTCATAGCTATTTTAGAAATTAGTTATTCAACTGAGAATAAATATTGATAAATCGGTTGTCCACCATTATGTTCTTCTACTTCAACATCTGGGTATTCACTTTCAACCCATTCTACTAATTTGTCAGAGATATCATCATTTGCATCCTCACCAGCAATGATAGTTAAAATTTCACTATCTTCATTAAGCATAGATTTAAGCAAACCAGTGACGGTAACAAATTCATCATCATTGCTTGTAACAATTTTGCTTTCTGACAATCCCATGAATTCGCCTTTTTTAATTTCTACACCATCAATTTTAGTGTCACGAACAGCAAATGTTACTGAACCAGATTTCACTGATTCTAATGCTGTTGTCATATGAGAGTGATTATCTTCAAGTGATGATGAAGGATCGTATTGGAACAATGCCGCAATACCTTTTGGAATAGATGTTGTAGGAATTACAACTGTATCTGCTTCAACTAAAGTTGCTGCTTGATCACTCGACATTCTTATATTTTTATTATTTGGTAGAATAATGGCACGTTTACATTGAGATTGCTCAATTACTTTCACAATATCTTCTGTTGAAGGATTCATTGTTTGGCCACCACTTATGATATGTGTCGCACCCATAGATGTAAATAATTCAGAAATACCATCACCCATTGAAATCGCGATAATGGCAGTCTCAACTGTTTTTGATTCTTCTTGCTCATCAGAATGATGATTTAGTTTCTCTTTTCTAATCACTTCACGATGTTGTTCACGCATATTTTCAACTTTTAATTTAATAAGTTCACCATACTCTTGACCATAGTTGAACACTTCACCAGGCGTTTCAGTATGTACGTGCACTTTAACAATTTCATCATCATTAATCACAAGTAAAGAATCACCGAATTGACTCATATCTGTTCTAAATGTTTGTTCATCAAATGCTCTTTTATCTTTTCCAAAGCGAACCATCATTTCAGTACAATAGCCGTATTTAATATCTTCTGTATTTATTACACCGTGGAAATCATGTTCTTCATGTACTAATTCTTCTGTGTTTAACTTTTCTTTTTTAGCTTCAATAGTTTGACCTGTCAATCCTTTTAAGAAGCCTTCATACACACATAGTAAGCCTTTACCACCACTATCTACTACACCAACTTCTTTTAATACGGCAAGTAGATTTGGCGTATTATTTAATGATTTTTCAGCTTCCGCAATTGTATATTCCATAACTTCAACGCAGTCATCTGTTTCTTCGGCTTTATTAACCGCAGCTTTTGCAGCATCTTTAGCAACAGTTAAGATCGTACCTTCAACCGGTTTCATCACTGCTTTATAAGCTGTATCAACTCCCGCTTGAAAACTACTTGCAAGTTGTTGCGCATTTATTTCATTTTCAGTTTCGATATTTTTACAGAAACCTCTAAATAATTGAGATAGAATAACACCTGAGTTGCCACGAGCACCCATAAGTAATCCTTTAGAGAATGTCTTC contains the following coding sequences:
- a CDS encoding thermonuclease family protein produces the protein MGNIYLVFICLITISLMLFLFKKKVAIASLSILIAFTSILVVMPQHIVNAQSNVLTKEKVKFVKGIDGDTVQLLYKGKKLTFRLLLIDTPETKDPRKPVQKYGPEASRFTTNMLANARTIQVQFDRGQRTDKYGRYLAYVYADGRMVNEAVVRQGLARVTYIYPPNNTFEQMLKVSQSKAQAEKLNIWSTTTSNSKTKTGQTSTAKSTVKPTIPKTSPSKTTKKQSKEYYKNCTLMRKKYPNGVKKGHPAYQSKLDRDKDGWACER
- the fakA gene encoding fatty acid kinase catalytic subunit FakA — its product is MISKINGKLFADMIIQGAQNLSNNADLVDSLNVYPVPDGDTGTNMNLTITSGREEVENNLSQSIGELGKTFSKGLLMGARGNSGVILSQLFRGFCKNIETENEINAQQLASSFQAGVDTAYKAVMKPVEGTILTVAKDAAKAAVNKAEETDDCVEVMEYTIAEAEKSLNNTPNLLAVLKEVGVVDSGGKGLLCVYEGFLKGLTGQTIEAKKEKLNTEELVHEEHDFHGVINTEDIKYGYCTEMMVRFGKDKRAFDEQTFRTDMSQFGDSLLVINDDEIVKVHVHTETPGEVFNYGQEYGELIKLKVENMREQHREVIRKEKLNHHSDEQEESKTVETAIIAISMGDGISELFTSMGATHIISGGQTMNPSTEDIVKVIEQSQCKRAIILPNNKNIRMSSDQAATLVEADTVVIPTTSIPKGIAALFQYDPSSSLEDNHSHMTTALESVKSGSVTFAVRDTKIDGVEIKKGEFMGLSESKIVTSNDDEFVTVTGLLKSMLNEDSEILTIIAGEDANDDISDKLVEWVESEYPDVEVEEHNGGQPIYQYLFSVE